ttcaaatatttaaaaaaaaaactacaaacaACAAACTATCCTCCAAATGCAATGTATTTAAATTGCTTTTAAATAATAAAGGTCTTGAGAATCCCACTAAAATATAGTATAATGagtaaagaaagaagagaaagaggCAATTAAAGAATTAAGAAGAGTTTATTTTGCTTTATTAATTCTAAATCTGGACCATTAAGGACATCCTGCTCCCTGCTTTGTTGCAAAGGGAAGCCAGTCATATTGAAAATCACCATTGCCCAATTATCACAAAACTTTATGTTATCCACATTGCTAAAAAACAAACATTCTCTTGATTGGTTATCATATGTTGCTtcaaactgttttttttttcttttttttcttttatgactTTATTTAGTTATATGTAAAGGTTTTAATAAGAATGATTAATTACAACCTAGTTATGTGTAAGTGGTAGGTACAAGTATGTGTCTGACACCAATATTTCATATTCTCAAATTCttttatgtatttaaaaaatccttaaaaatattttcctataatatcaaacataaatatttaaaataaattaaatataaaaaataatatagctCCTAATGCATGACATTCAAAGTAATGCAAGTACTAGCACTTCCCTTTGAAGATTGGATTTTTGAAAGTCACATTAGTTACTTTTGTCAAAGGGAACATCAATCAATGGCAATGCTGTCATTTTCAGTAGGCACAAAAATGATTATGTGAATACATCTATCTTGTATAAGACTATTCCCTTTACGATGTTTTCATTTCCATAATGCATGCTTGTGTTGCAAATACTTACCCCTTCAAAATAATCATCTTCctttaaaaaagataaaaggtAAAGAAAGAACACACCATCTTTGAATTAGACCACCTTCTATGATTTTCAAGCTGGGTGCAAgtattgaataaaataataagttaataCAGGTATGTTCAATTCTTTCATGCATCTTGAAAAGTTATAACTTACATTCTTACTCTCGAAGACGTGTTGGACACAAATATTTCAGACAAAATGAAAACTGGGAGCAATATAGTGGACCACACTTTCCCTGTTGAATAGAAAATGGCTTCCCTTTAAGGGGATCCATGCTGGAGAGACCAACAGATTCTAGGTTCAAAAATAATATGTGCTTTAACCAAAGCTCGTCAGCATTGAAAAAGTACAACATGTAGGGTAAGTTGAGATGCTTTGAATCTGCTTTTTAATGGAAAACTGCAATGAGGAACCATTTAATcactttcttcatttcttttttgaaatatcCGTTCTGATgcataaaaaatggaaaaaaggaGCATGGAGACATGATCCTCTAAGGACCCTCACACCTGTGTTGGACATAGGTATGGTCCAACACTCCCACCTAAACCCGAGTAACATAGTATAAGAGCAACTACAAGGACATGTGCAAAATACGTATAAAACTGGGCAGTCAAAGCAACAAGCAGCACCAAATCAACTTCAAACTGCAAGATTTATATATATGATCAACTTTGATTTATATACATGGGATTTGACTCACACTGATCAAGCAGTAAACGAAGATGACAATACCACTGAAGCGATAAATTAGCAATTTGAACATACAACCCTTTCAGAAACTGCAGAGCGATACAAATGATTCAAATGCATATGCTCGCATTTCACAAATGATGGCATTGGTTATACAGAAAATTACCTTGAACACTCAGATCTATCTTGATGATGGCAAAACTTGGAGATAATTGAAAGACATTCCACCTTCGACTAGTAAACTGGTAGGTAAACTTTCTATGTTGTATTTTGAAGGGTCTTTtcagattttcttttcttctgtGCCCATTTGGGTCCATATATAGCTAAATGTGTCCGACCAAATCTTCTATCCTTGATCTGCATTTTATATTAACAAATAAGTACAATAAGACTTGCTGATGTGCTGCCCTTAAATTGCTTGGCATGCTAAAATTTTAGTAACTCAGACCGGAGGTTCATTAACTTCCACTTCTTACAGGAAGCTCAACGCAAAGTAACAACCAAGTAATTAATGGAAATACCTTTACAAGGCATCCACAGGAATCCAGCATGTCCGTCCTCAAAGGATATTCCACTACCTAGACCATGAAAATATGTTGAGAAACAAGGCAAATGGCACTCATATAAACCTGATCTTTGAACAAACAACAAATTGCCACTCACAATAAAGGTGTCTTCTCCAACAATAGGTGACTTCGAAATTTGAGACATTAGCATTCCATAATCAACTTGTGTGTATGGAGGTGTTACACTAATGTAATCAAATGGTCCATTAcctataaaataatcaaaaagttAGTTTCTAACATCTGAAACGAAAGGAAACCATTAACCAGTAGAAAGATAAGACACTATCACGAATACACAGTTGACTTATATGTCCTTTCAGTGTCAAGCTTTTGCAAGAAAATTGGCATTCATTCATTTGAAATATATCGGTTTTATGTCTCTACATTGACATACAGAGTTCTGCAGAATCGAATTCTTGGATGTCTCTCCTCTTAGTTACATACAGAGTTCGATTTGCAAATTAGTAACcacattgaaattttaattaccTAGAATTCATcataagaaatcaaaagaataaaaCATACCTGCAAATCGGTCTGCCTGTTCTAAGAAAGTTTCGACACGAACAGGATGTATAACTGAGGCATCAAGAAATCCAGTCCATTCCAGGTTTGGTCGCAGAACATTTGAAACAACCCAAGGATCCATCTCAACAAAATGCGCCTATAAAATCACAAATGAAGCTTCATATTAAGAAAATAAAcgtcataaaaatgaaaaatattactTACTGTAGCATATTCTTAAGTCTagacaaaaatgtcaaattacATTCGAAGTCTTTTTCAGGCTTTCTCAGCTTAAAAATATTCAATGCTAACAATAGAACAAGATAAAGTGTAACAAGTCAAAAATTGCACCTCAGAACATCCTCGGCTGATAGCTTCAATACCGACAGAGCCTGTACCACTGTAAAGGTCTAACCAGCGACCCGGGCGTAAAGAGGCAGGACAGCCATCAGCTGCCTAAATTACACTAGAATAAATCATTCTTTCAAAATATCAGGGAAAACCTTAAAATTCCATAAAATCTAATCTACAATCATCATAAAGCATCAACAGAAGAAAATGCATCTGAACAACTTAAGCTATTTATAGAAGCAAATGAATAGGATTTAGGaaattaaaaataagatataCAACCTGCAGTCTATCAAAGGCAGCACCTTTTACAACTTCCATCATTGGTCTAACATCCATGCCTTTAGGTGAGAGCAACTTCTTTCTTTTGGCCTTTCCTCCGAGAACCTACAACGTTTAATATGCTTGTTTGAATTAACTATCTAGGATTAGTCCAGCTAAAATGGACAAGCAAACAATTATATAAACATATCGAGCCTATAAAACTAGCTTCAACTGGAAcaccattttcacattcaaaTTCCATAAGAAATCCTATAGAACCATTAAGAC
The Gossypium hirsutum isolate 1008001.06 chromosome A07, Gossypium_hirsutum_v2.1, whole genome shotgun sequence genome window above contains:
- the LOC107955555 gene encoding putative rRNA methyltransferase YlbH isoform X2 → MAVSSSVILSPLNFNFITNNKDINKNLSFLSANPLIFNISSKPTNINKGSSIVLCSYKSGSGLTAEDKRVLRERYGFDPNEYISETKNERIKEGKKQGKGKEVVAEEEAKVPRTTHKLLQVLGGKAKRKKLLSPKGMDVRPMMEVVKGAAFDRLQAADGCPASLRPGRWLDLYSGTGSVGIEAISRGCSEAHFVEMDPWVVSNVLRPNLEWTGFLDASVIHPVRVETFLEQADRFAGNGPFDYISVTPPYTQVDYGMLMSQISKSPIVGEDTFIWNIL
- the LOC107955555 gene encoding putative rRNA methyltransferase YlbH isoform X1 codes for the protein MAVSSSVILSPLNFNFITNNKDINKNLSFLSANPLIFNISSKPTNINKGSSIVLCSYKSGSGLTAEDKRVLRERYGFDPNEYISETKNERIKEGKKQGKGKEVVAEEEAKVPRTTHKLLQVLGGKAKRKKLLSPKGMDVRPMMEVVKGAAFDRLQAADGCPASLRPGRWLDLYSGTGSVGIEAISRGCSEAHFVEMDPWVVSNVLRPNLEWTGFLDASVIHPVRVETFLEQADRFAGNGPFDYISVTPPYTQVDYGMLMSQISKSPIVGEDTFIVVEYPLRTDMLDSCGCLVKIKDRRFGRTHLAIYGPKWAQKKRKSEKTLQNTT